The DNA segment ACGTAGGCCAGCGTCCGCCGGACGGCGGGCTCCTCGGCGCGGCGCTTCGAAAGTTCGATGTACCAGTCGCAGAAGTCGTTCCAGACGAACCGGTAGAGAAGCTGGGCGGCCTCGCCGAACTCGTACCGGTCCAGGGCGTCGGAAACCCCGGCGGCGGTGGCGGAGAGGCGGCTGAGGATCCAGAGGTCTTCCTCGAGGGCGTCCTTCTCGGGCGGCGAGGCCGGGGCGTCGCCGATCCTGGAGGCGGCATAGCGGGCGGCGTTCCAGAGCTTGGTGACGAAGTTGCGGGACATCTCCACCCGCTGGACCGAGAGCTTGCTGCCGAACTTGATGTCCTGCGCGCCGGTGCAGAGCCACGCGAGGGCGAAACGCAGGGCGTCCGCCCCGTACTCGTCGATGAGGCCCAGCGGGTCGATGCCGGTGCCCTTGGACTTGGATTGGCGCTGGCCCACGTCGTCCATGATCGAGGCGTGGATGACGACGTCGGAGAAGGGCTTTTCTCCGCGGAATTCGAGACCCGCCATGATCATGCGGGCCACCCAGAGGTTGATGATGTCCCGGGCGGTGACGAGGACCTGGGTGGGGTAGAACTTCTCGAGGTCGGGGGTTTCCTCGGGCCAGCCGAGCGTGGCGAACGGCCAGAGCGCGCTCGAGAACCAGGTGTCCAGGACGTCCTCGTCCTGCCGCAGCGCGCGGTCCCCGCAGGCGGCGCAACGGTCGGGATCCTCGACGGCGGCGGTCGCGTGTCCGGACCCGCAGTACCAGACGGGAATCCGGTGGCCCCACCAGATCTGTCGGGAGATGCACCAGTCCCGGATGTTTTCCATCCAGTCGTAGTAGAGCTTGGACCAGCGTTCGGGGTGGAAGCGCACGTCGCCCGACCGGACGGCCCGGAGGGCGGGGGCGGCCAGGTCCTTCATGCTCACGAACCATTGCTCGGAGAGGTAGGGTTCGAGGACGGTTCCGCACCGGTAGCAGGTGCCGAGCGGGACCGCGTAGTCCTCGACCTTTTCGAGGAGTCCGCGCGCCTCCAGGTCGGCGACGACGCGGGTCCGGCAGGCGAACCGGTCCAGGCCCCGGTAGGCGCCGGCCGCCTCGTTCATGACGCCCTTGGGGTCCATGACCGTGAGCGCCTTGATGCCGTGGCGGCGGGCGCACTCGAAGTCGTTGGGATCGTGGGCGGGGGTCACCTTGACGGCGCCCGAGCCGAAGGACGGGTCCACGAAGGCGTCCGCGATCACCGGGATGGGGCGCTCGGCCAGGGGCAGGAGGACGCGGCGGCCCGCGAGATTCTTGTAGCGGGCGTCGTCCGGGTGGACGGCGACCGCCATGTCGCCGAGCATCGTTTCCGGGCGGGTCGTGGCGACCACGAGGAACCGTCCGGGTTCGCCTTCGACGGGGTAGCGGACGTGCCAGAGTTTTCCCGGCTCTTCCTTGTGGACGACCTCGAGGTCGGAGAGCGCCGTCAGATCGCGCGGGCACCAGTTGACGATCGCCAGGCCGCGGTAGATGTAGCCCTTTTTGAAAAGCGAGACGAAGACGTGCCGCACCGCGCGGGTGTAGCCGGCGTCCATCGTGAAGCGCGTGCGGGACCAGTCGCAACTGCATCCCAGCCGGCGGAGCTGGTAGAGGATGGTATTGCCGTATTGCTCTTTCCACCGCCAGACGCGTTCCAGGAACTTTTCGCGCCCGAGATCCCAGCGGGTCTTCTTCTCGCGGGCGAGTTCACGCTCCACGACGACCTGGGTGGCGATGCCGGCATGGTCGGTGCCGGGAAGGTAGAGGGTTTCGTACCCTTCCATGCGCTTGCGGCGGGCCAGGATGTCCTGAAGGGTGTTGTTGAGCGCGTGCCCCATGTGGAGGGAGCCGGTCACGTTGGGCGGGGGGATGACCAGGGTGAAGGGCTCCCGGGGCGAGGCCGGGTCGGCCCGGAACCACCCTCCCTCTTCCCAGAGGCGGTAGATCCGCTCCTCGGCCTCCTTGGGGTCGAAGCGCGTGGCGAAATCCATAGGGGAGAGGGCCATTATAGGCCGGAGGGGTCCGGTGTCAACGCCGCCGGTCGCTCGGAGCGGACGAAGGGGGTCTTCAGGCGCTCTTGGACCCGCCGGACGCGTCGGCCGCGGCGCCCACTTCCTTCTTCTCGCCGGGTTCCTTCGGCTCGAAGAAGAGGTGTCCGTCCTTGAGGCTGATCTTGATCTCCTTGGCCTCACGGAACTCGCCGCGCAGGAGCCCTTCGGAGAGCGGATCCTCGACGAGCCGCTCGATCGCCCGCTTGAGGGGCCGGGCGCCGAAGTCCGGGTTGTACCCCTGGTCGATGAGGTATTCCAGCGCCTCCGGGGCCAGCGTGATGCGCAGGCCTTTCTTGGCCACGCGCTGCTCCACCGCCCGCATCTCGAGGTGGATGATCTGCTCGAGGTCCTGGCGGGTGAGGGGCCGGAACACGATGATGTCGTCCAGGCGGTTGAGGAACTCCGGGCGGAAGTGCTTCTCGACCTCCTTGGAGAGGAGCTCCTTCATCGCCTGGTAGGTCGTGTCCACCGTCACCTTCTTGAAGCCGAGGGTGGTCTGGTTCTTGAGGACCTCGGCCCCGATGTTGGAGGTCATGATGAGGATCGTGTTCTTGAAGTCGATGTTGCGCCCGAAGCTGTCGGTGAGGCGTCCCTCCTCCATGATCTGAAGGAGCATGTTGAAGACGTCCGAGTGGGCCTTCTCGATTTCGTCGAAGAGGACCACCGCGTAAGGCCGGCGGCGGATCTTCTCGGTGAGGTGTCCGCCCTCCTCGTAGCCCACGTAGCCCGGCGGGGCGCCGATGAGGCGCGACACGTTGTGCTTCTCCATGTACTCGGACATGTCGATCGTGATGAGGGCGCTCTCCTCGCCGAACATGATCCGCGCGAGCGCCTTGGCCATGAGGGTCTTGCCGACGCCCGTGGGGCCCAGGAAGATAAAGCTTCCGATCGGCCGCTTGGGATCCTTGAGCCCCGCGCGGGACCGGCGGATGGCGCGCGCCACGGCGCTGACCGCCTCGTCCTGGCTGACGACGATCTTGTGCAGCTCCTCCTCGAGATGGAGCAGCCGCTCCGCCTCTTTCTTCTCGATCCGGGTGAGAGGAATTCCGGTCATCATCGAGACGGTCTGGGCGATGACCTCGGCGTCCACGACGCCGTCGAACTCCTTGTTCTGCTCGCGCCACTCGGCGAGGATCTTTTCCTTGGTCTTCTTGAGCTGCATGGCGCGGTCGCGCATCTGGGCGGCCCGTTCGAACTCCTGCAGCGAGATCGCCTCGTCCTTCTCCTTTTCGAGTTTCTTGATCTCCTCCTCCAGCTCCTTGATGTTGGGGGGCGAGACCATGGACTGCAGCCGCACCCGCGCGCCGGCCTCGTCCATCACGTCGATCGCTTTGTCGGGCAGGAACCGCCCGTTGATGTAGCGCATGGAGAGGTCCACGCAGGCCTCCAGCGCCTCGTCCGTGTAGCGCACCCGGTGGTGCGCCTCGTACTTGTCGCGCAACCCCTTGAGGATCTCCAGGCTCTCCTCGCGGCCGGGGGGCTCCACGATGATCGTCTGGAACCGCCGCTCGAGCGCGCCGTCCTTCTCGATGTGCTTGCGGTACTCGTCGAGCGTCGTGGCGCCGATGCACTGGATCTCGCCGCGGGACAGCGAAGGCTTCAGGACGTTCGCCGCGTCGATGGCGCCCTCCGCGCCGCCGGCCCCCACGAGCGTGTGCAGCTCGTCGATGAAGAGGATGATGTTCTTGGCCCGGCGCACCTCGTTCATGACCGCCTTGATGCGCTCCTCGAACTGGCCGCGGTATTTCGTTCCCGCCACCATGAGCGCCAGGTCCAGGACCACGATCCGCTTGTCCTTGAGGACCTCCGGGACGTTGCCGTTGATGATGTCCTGGGCGAGTCCCTCGACGATCGCGGTCTTGCCCACGCCGGCCTCGCCGAGAAGCACGGGGTTGTTCTTCGTGCGGCGCGAGAGGACCTGCATGACGCGCTCGATCTCCTTGCGCCGGCCGATGACCGGATCGAGCTTGCGCTCGCGCGCCAGCTCCATGAGGTCGCGTCCGAAGGCGTCGAGCGCCGGGGTCTTGGACTTCGAGGTCTTGGTGTTGAGCTTGTCGTCCACATCCTGCTGGACGTCGGCCCCGAGGACCTCGAGCACCATGTCGCGGACCTCGTCGAGCTTGAGCCCGAGGTTGGTGAGGACCTGGGCGGCGATCCCCTCGTTCTCCTTGAGGAGCCCCAGGAGCAGGTGCTCCGTGCCGATGACGTCGTGGCCCAGCTGGCTGGCGGCCTCGCCGGCCAGCTCGATGACCCGCTTGGCGCGGGGCGAGAAGGGAAGCTGCCCCAGGGTGACGGTGGGAGAGGTGGAGGGGGTGATGAGCTTCTCGATTTCCTGGCGGATCCGTTTAAGATCCACGTTGAGGTTCTTGAGCACCTTGGCGGCCACGCCCCCGCCCTCCTGGATGATGCCGAGGAGGATGTGCTCCGTGCCGATGAACTCGCTGTTGAGCCGCTGGGCTTCCTGGCGCGCCAGGCTCATGACTTTGCGGGCGCGCTCGGTGAATTTCTCGAACATTCGGTGGATCTCCCGCTAGGATCGAGGAAGGGCCGCCGCGAGCACTATAGCACCCGGCCCCGGGACCGTCAAGGCACCCGGCCCGCGGCCCTCCTTCCTAGAACTATGACGTCCGGCGGCCCGCCCCCATTCCCCGGAACCGCCGCCGGGGCGGCGAACCTTCGCGCCGGCGCTTCGTTTGTGTTCCTGGAGGCCCTTTTGTAAAGTAGAAAGCCATGTCCGAACCGATGGCCAACCCGTTCCGCAAGCCCGGCGCCCCGGGGCCCCGGGTGCCGCCCCCTCCCGGCATGATGCCGCGCGAGTGGGCGCGCCTCTACGTCATGGCGCTCATCCTCCTTCTGGCCCTGGGCACCATGATCTATATGAAGAAAATGATTCCTTCCGGCGCCCCGCGCCCGGACGGAAAAGAAACGAGCGGCGTGGCCCTGGAATCCCGCCGCCCGCCGCAGGATTCCGGAGCGGACGAGGCCCGCCCGGAGCCGCCCGCGGGGCGCAAGAAGGAGATTCCCCTCGCTCCCTTGCCGGCCGACGGCGCCGTGCCGTACCGCGAGCTGGCCGCCCCCTTCCGCGACGGCGACGAGCCGCCCGTCAAGGAAACCCCCGAGTTCGTCAACCTCCTGAACGTCTTCCTGAACGCCGTCCCCGCGGAAGGCTTTTCCAAAGCCGTGGATCCGCAGGTTCCCGCCGACCGGGCGTTTCTGGAGCCGGATCGATACCGCGGGACCCCTTTGCGCACCTACGGGCGGCTCATCCGCATCTACACGGAGCCGCTCGACTGCACCACGCCCAACAACGTCGAGCGCGTCTACTTCGGCGTGATGCAGGAGTACAGGACCAACCGCACGGTGTGCTTTTATCTGCCGGAGCTTCCGAAGGATCCGGCCACGGGGAAGCCCCTCGCGTTTCGGACCTACCGCAAGGGGGGCGAGGAGTTTTACGAAGACTGGGTGGAAGTCGAAGGGATCTTTCTGCGCCGGTACATCTATCCGTCCCGCATGGAAGATCCTCAGGGGCAGCCGGTCTATGCCAAGTCCGCGCTGCTTTTCGCCAAAAACATCCGTCTGGCGCCCAGGCCGCAGTATTCCGATCACCGGGCCGGATTCATCGCGATGGTGAGCCTGGTGGCGGCCGTGATCGTGGCGATCGTGCTTGTCGCGGGGATCGCCAGCCGAAAGTACGGTTCCGGCGACCTGCGGATGAAGCTCCTGGCGCTTAAGCGGGCCAGGAAGGAGACGCCGCCGCCGGTCGCCGTGGCGCCCCCGGCCCAGGCGCCCTCCGCCGCGCCCAAGGACGAACCTCCGGCCGGAGGCGCGACGCCTCCCGCCGTCTGATCCTTTCGGGCGCTCCCCCTTTACGAGTCGCGGCGCGGACCGCGATGCTCCCGCCGGGGCGGTCTCCCGCCGCCTCCTCCACCGCCCCCCGAGGGGCGGGGCGGGCGCGATTCGCGGAAGCGCTGTTCGCCGCCGCCGGCGGACCCCGCGGCGCCGGCCGGCGCCGGAGCGCCCGCGGACGAGGGCTGCCCGCCGTTGAGCGGCTGAAGCGGAGGGAGTCCTTTTTCCGCGCGCGCCGCCTTGATCGAGAAGCGGTTGCGGCCCTGCGGGTCGGCGCTGAGCATCTTGACTTCGACTTCCATGCCGACCTTCAGGAAGTCGGCCACCTGGATGCCGCGCTGATCGGTGATCTCGGTGACGTGGACCAGACCGTCCTGCCCCGTCCCGGCGATTTCGCAGAAGGCGCCGAACTCCTTGAGCGAAACCACGCGGGCCGGGTAGATGGCCCCCACCTTCAGCTCCTGGGTCATCCCCTCGATGATGGCGCGGCAGCGGTCCAGCGCCTCCTTGTCTTTCGAGGCGATGACGACCTCGCCGGAGTCGTCCTCGCTGATCTCGATGACGCAGCCGGTGCGCGCCTCGATGTCGCGGATGGTCTTTCCTCCGGGGCCGATCAGGAGCCCGATCTTGTCGGGCGGAATCATGATCCGCACGAGCCGCGGCGCGTGGGCCGAGAGCTCCTTGCGCGGTTCCGCGATCGCTTCGCGCATGCGCGCCAGGACGAACAGGCGCGCCTCCCGCGCGTCGGCCAGGGCCTGCCGGGTGATCTCCATGGGAATGCCGGCCGCCTTGAGGTCCATCTGCAGGGCCGTGATCCCTTTCTCGGTGCCGGCCACCTTGAAGTCCATGTCCCCATGGGCGTCCTCGCTGCCCAGGATGTCGGTGAGGATGGCCACCTTGCCCTGTTCGCGCACGAGCCCCATGGCGATCCCCGCCACGGGGGCCTTGATCGGGACGCCCGCGTCCATGAGCGCCAGGCACCCGCCGCACACGGTCGCCATGGAGGACGATCCGTTGGATTCCAGGATGTCGCTCATGACCCGGACGGTGTACGGGAATTCCTCCTCCGGAGGCATGACCGCCTCGAGCGCCCGCTGGGCCAGCGCCCCGTGGCCGATCTCCCGGCGGCCCGGCCCGCGGATGGGCTTCACCTCGCCCACCGAGAAGCTCGGGAAGTTGTAGTGGAGCATGAAGCGCTCCGAATACTCTTCCTCGAGGCCCTCGACGATCTGCTCGTCCTGCTTGGTCCCCAGCGTGGTCGTGCAGAGCGCCTGCGTCTCGCCCCGGGTGAAGAGAGCCGAGCCGTGGGTGCGCGGGAGGAGGCCCAGCTGGATCGAGATCGGCCGGATCTCCTTGAGGCCGCGACCGTCGGCGCGCTTGCCCTCCAGGGCGTAGGAACGGACGAGCTCGTCGAGCACGCGGTCATAGGCCCGCGTCACGTCCACTTTGGAAGGCGCCTCCGGGAGCGGCTCCCCGCGTTCGTCCCGCGGGATCATCTCCTCGAAGACGCGCTCCCGGAGCTTCTGGAAGGCCTGGTTCCGGTCGCGTTTGATCTTGATGAAGAAGGCCCGGCGCATCTCCTCGAGGAAGCGTTCCCGGATCCGCGACGCCAGAGCTTCGGGGAAGGGTTTGATCTCGTATTGCCCGGGCGGGCGACCGGCCAGCTCCCGCAGCCGCAGCTGCGCGTCGATCAGGGCGCGGATGGGGGGCATCGCGGCCTCGAAGGCCTGCACCATCTGCTCCTCGGTGACTTCCCGCGCGCCGGCCTCGACCATGATGACTCCGTCCCGGGTGCCGGAGAGGACCAGGTCGAGCCGGCTTTCCTTGAGCTCCGCCGAGGTGGGGCAGACGACGAACCGATCGCCGATCAGGCCGATGCGGACGGATCCCACGGGTCCCTGGAACGGGAGGTCCGAGACCATGAGGGCGGCGGACGCGGCGTTCATGGCGACGATGTCGGGATCGTGGATCTGGTCCGCCGAGAAGACGTTGAGATGCACCTGGAGGTCCACGAAGAAACCGTCGGGGAAGAGCGGCCGGACGGGGCGGTCGCAGAGGCGCGAGGTGAGGATTTCCTTGGTGGTGGGGCGTCCTTCGCGCTTGATGAACCCTCCCGGGAACCGACCCGCGGCGGACATCTTTTCGCGGTAGTCCACCGTCAAGGGGAAGAAGTCGATATCCTCACGGGCGGGCGCCGAGACGCAGGCGCCGAGCACCATGGTTTCCCCCAGGGTGACCATGCAGGCGCCGTTGGCCTGCCGGGCCAGCCCGCCCGCTTCGAAGATAAACTTGCGCCCGTCGCCGAGATCGGCTTCCACGCGATGGCCGAGAGACATGGAACCTCCGTTGAGGCATTGCGGGCCCGCGGAGGCCCATCGGAAGGCGGGAACGACGAAAGGCAGGAACCCCGCGCCCCCGCGGGGGTCTCGTCTTTCGTCTGACCCTGGACCTTCCGGCCTCCGGGAGTCCCGTGAACCTAAAAAAGTAACCGTTCAGGGAACGGAATCAAGAATCAAGAATGAAGAATCAAGGGGTGTCTTCTCCCCCTGGATTCTCGATTCCTGATTCGAAACCTGTCCCCCTGAACACAGACGAAATAAAAAAGCCCGGAATTCATGACGCAGCCCCGAAGGGTCCGTGATGAAATCCGGGCCGTGACACACTCAACCAGCTTGCTTACTTTCGGATTCCCAGCCGCTTGATCAGCGTCTGGTACCGTTCCTGATCGGTCGACTGCAGGTACTTCAGGAGCCGCGCCCGCTGGCCCACCATCATGAGGAGGCCTCGGCGGGACGTGAAGTCCTTCTTGTGGACCTTAAGATGCTCGGTCAGGTGGTTGATCCGCTCGGTGATCAGCGCCACTTGGACCTCAGGGGAACCGGTGTCGCCCTTGTGGAGGGAGAATTCCGTCAGGAGCGTCTTCTTGCGGTCCGGCGCGACGGCCATAGGCACTCCTTATGAGTCATGATCCGGGGCCCCGCGGCCCCTCAAGCAGGGCAAATGATAACAAGCCGGGGGGAGCACTTCAAGGAATAGTTCGGCGGGGGCGTCACCGGGTGTGAGGAGGCTTGTTGGCCTCGTACCAGGCGCGCAGGGCCGCGGCGCGCGCTTTCGGGTCCGGCGGGTTTCCTTCGGCGGGCGTGCCCAGGATGACGGCGGCGGCCTCCCATACCTCGGGGGCCGGCTTCGGATTCTCCTCGAGTTCCGCGGCCAGGGAAGGCGCGATGCGCCGGGCCTGCCGGCGGACCGCTTCGACGGCGGCGCGCCGCGCGGCCTCTTCCGGACGGCCCAGCGGGGCGATGAGCTTCGCCGTTCCGGTCCGCAACGCCTGCTCCAGGAACCGGCGTCGCTCTTCGGGGTGCGGAGGCGGATTCGTCAAGAGCAGAAGATGCGCTTCCTCGAGGAGAGGCTCCGGATCGCCCATCCGCTCCAGGACCGAAACGATCGCCCGGCGGTTCTTCCACCACTCCTCCTGTCCCTGAGGAAGCTTGGCGTCGATCTCGCGGAGGGTCTTGAGGCCGCTTTCGACGTCCTTGAGTTCCAGATAGCAGTCGGCGATCCGGCGCAGGACGTCCAGCCGCTCGGGAGCCTGCTGGGCCATCTGGCGGAAGTGGGCCAGCGCGCCCTTGGGGTCGCGCGCGGCCATCAAGGCGGCGGCGATGGCGCCTTCCCAATCCAGCGCCCGCGCGGCCAGGCCGGGCGGCGGGACCAGGGGATGAAGCCGCGTCGAGCAGACGAGCGAAGCCTCCGAAAGGCGGCCGCGCTCCAGGAGCGCCCGGGCAAGCCGTTCGTTGGCCTCGAATCCTTCGCCCGCCAGGGCGAGCATGGAGGTCCAGAGCGCCCGGCGGACCACTTCCGTTTCTTCCGCGCGCAGGTAGGCCGGCAGGAGAATCGACTCGATGGCCTCCACGGGGGCCATGAGCCCCAGGGCCGCCGCGGCCGCCTGGCGCAGTTTCTCGTTGGGGTCGTTGCGAAGGATCTCCGCCAGGCGGGGAAGGGCCGCCGCGTCCTTGAGCTTGCCGAGCGCTTCAATGGCCACCTGTCGCACGTCCGGCGGGTAGGCCGCCTCCACGTAGGGGCGCAGCCGATCGGCGGCGCGCGGATCGCCGATCTTTCCCAGGCTGTTGATGCAGGACCACCGGATCGCGTCGCGCGGGGTGCGGTCGAGAAGGCCCAGAAGGCCCTCCACCGCGTCGGGGGCCCCGATGACCCCGAGGACATCGACGACCTTTTCGAGGACCTGCTCGTCGGTTTCCGTCGCCAGCCGCGCGGTCAAGGGCGCCACGGCGGCCGGCTGTTTGGCGGCGCCGAGCGCGTCGATGGCGGCGATCCGCGTCTCGCGATCGGGGTCCCGGAGCAGGCGCAGGAGGGCTTCGACGGCACGGGCGCCGGTTCCGCTCTTGAGCGCCGCGGCGGCGGCGCGGCGGACCGACGGCGAGGGGTCCTCCGCGGCGGCGAGGATCGCGGCTTCGGCCTCCGGAAGCGGCACGCGTCCCAGGAAGGCCACGGCCTGGACGCGGAAGGGCTCCGCGGCGGCGGGCAGGCGCCGGAGCACGGCGGGCAGGGACGCGCGGCGCCGGTCCTCGGGCAGCGCCGCCAGTTCCCGCAGGGCCGCCGCCGCGACCTCGGGGAACTCGGAATCGAGCGCGGCCTCGAGGACTTTGAGCTCCTCGGCGGGGGCTGAGGACAGGCGCGCCAGCCGCAGCCTGAGGTCGAGGTTTTCGAGGCGCGCCTTGAGAAGTTCCTCGCGAAGGCGGCGGGCTTCATCGGCGCCGGGGTCCTGAGCGGGAGAAACCTGGCCGCAGGCCAGAAGAAAAGCCGCCTGGACGAGAAGGGGCCCTTTCATCGCACCGCTCGCGCCGCGCCATTCTGATTATAGGGCCGGGCTTCCGGTCGTGTCAACGCGAAGGTCCGCGCCTTTGGAAGTGCTTGACAGTTTCCGGAGGCGCCTTAAGATGGCCCGAAGCGTTCTCATGCTCGTCGAACTCGCGCTTCGCTACGTCAAAATGCTCGTGGCCTTCGCCCTGCTCTGGGCGGGGCTGTGGGCATACAACACGTACGGATGCGTGCGCGTCGAAGGCGGGGAGATGGAGCCCGCCGTCGGCCGCGGGGCCAACAAGATGATCCGCCCCGGCGTGCGCATTCCTGAGGATCTTCGTCACGACGACTTCATCGTGTACTCGGCCGCCGTTCAGGGGAAGGCCCCGCGCGTGTTCGCCGGTCGCGTCCTCGGGCTTCCCGGCGACCGGATCCGCATCGAAAACGGAGAGGTCGTCCGCAACGGCACGCGGCTGGCTTCTCCCTACGTTCCGGCCAACCAGCGCACGCAGGACGATTATCCCGAGATCGTCGTGCCCCGGGACAGCGTCTTCGTCCTGGGGGACAGCCGGCGAACCGCGGCGGCGTCCGACAGTCGCGCGGTGGGGCCCGTCGGCCGGTGGGCGATCCTGGGGCGGCTTCCGTAGGAGCTCATGAACGACCCCGAGGTTCCGGTTCGGAGATTCGCGCTGACGGCGGCGTCGCTGGCGCAATACGCGGCGGCCGCGGTCTTGACTCTCGCGGCCTTCGTCGTGGGGTACCACTCCTTCGCCGCCTGGCGGTTCCGCACGGCCTTGGAGGAGGCGTACCGCGGGCACGACGCGGGTAACTGGGGCGCCGTGCGCCCCGCGGTCGAGGAGGCCCTCCGGTGGCGCCCGGATTTCGCCGGCGCCCGGGTCCTTCGGGCCAAGATGCTCTGTGTCACGGGAGAGCTGGAGGCCGCGCGGCAGGAATACGAGCGTCTGAGATCCGAGGGGTATGTCCCCCCGCCCGTGCGCCTCGGACTGGGCGTCGTTTACCTGCGGCTGGCCGAGCGCGCGGCGGACGGGCGGGCCACGGCGGAGCTGGCGGAGCTCGCGCGCAAGGAGTTTCAGGCCGCCCGCGGGACCGCCCCGGAGGCGGAGATCGGCCTGGGCCACGTGGAGCTGCTCCTGGCGGCCCGGACGGGGGACGACGCCCGCGCCGCGTCCGCCCGCGGCATCTTCGGCGCGGTGCGCACGGCGCTCCAGGGAAACGCGGAGGTCGCCCGGCGCATCACGCGGGAGGGCCTTCTCGACTACTACGCCGGGTTGGGACGTGTGCTGGCTTCCGCGCCGTCGTCCGAAGGCCGGGCGGCGGCGGAAGCGTTCCGCGCCGCCTATCTTCTCTCCCGTCCGCGCTGGGCGCGCCCGCTGGCCAACCTCCTGGCGATGGAGGCGCGGCGGTTTCTGGAGGGCGGAGCGCGGACGGCGGAGCAGGTCAAGGCCATGGAGGCCGAGGTGACCGCGCTGCGCCACGAGATGGCCGCGCTCTGGCGGGGGAACCGTCAGGCCCAGGAGGAGATGAAGGAGGCCTGGCTCGCCTATTCCCTGGCGGCGGCGGCCGCGTTCGGCCGCTCCGGCAACGCGGAGCGGCAGGGCCAACTCATCCGGGAAGTGACCGCCGGCGGCTTCGGGGACCGCCGGGAGCCGTACCTCATGGACGCCCTGATCCGGACCGAATCCGCGCTGCGCGAGGATCCGAACCCGGCCGTCCGGGATCGCCACGTCGTGGCGGCCATCGCCAGCTGCACGCAGCTTCTCTCCAAGCTCGGCGCGCCCGCCGACGAGCCGGGGCGCGAACACCGCGCCCGGGCGCTCAACGCTCTGGGATGGCTGGAAGCCTGGCGCGGGACGCTCCAGAAAAGCGAAGCGCTCATCGTGCGGGGGCTCGGCCGGGTGACGGAGGCCCTGCAGCTCCGGCCCGACGACTACGTGTACAACCGCAACGCCGCGGTGCTCCTCAAGCAGGTCCGCCGGCCGCCGGCCGCCTGGCAGCCGTACCTGGAGAAGGCGCGCGCCGCCGCCGCGCAGGGTCCCTGGGCCGAGGATTTCGCGGCCGTCGAGCGGTATCTTGAGGCGGACGGACGTCCTCAATAGAGGTAGATCGATGCGGTGTCCCGCGTGCCGTCACGACAACCCCGCGGCGCTCGCCTTTTGCGGGCGCTGCGGCGTCCGGCTCGACTTCACCGCCGACGAGATCCAGCACTCGCTGGCGGAAAAGGCGCGCACGGAGGCGGTCCGGGACACGGCGGCGTACGCCCGCCACGCGCTCTTTCTGGCGGTGGTGCTGCTTCTGGTGGCCGTGACGCTGCGTTTCCTGGCGGGCGGGGCGCCGGAGGAGCCTTACGTCGTGCCGTCCGCCGCGCAGGGGGCGCGGTATCTGGACGTGGAAGTGCGGCTGGAGCCGGAGCTTCCGAAACTTCTGATCCCCGTGGAGAACCGTCCCCGATGAAAATAGCGCCGGCCTGGGCGTGCCTGATTCTGGCGGGATGCGTGGACACGCCGCATTTCCGCGGTGAAGGATTCTCGCAGTATTACCGCGGTCCGGCCGAGGAAACGCAGGGGCCGCGGCGCGTCGAAAGTCGGGAGATCCTGCACTGGACCAAGGACCCGCGCGAAAAGAAGAGAATCGGATACCTTCACCGCTACGAAGTCCAGCCCAAGGGGTCCCGCGACGTGCGCGAGTGCTACTACATCAGCGACGCCACGGGAACCAAGGAAATCGGATTCATCACCGCGGAGGGGGTCTTCTACCGGTTCGACGCCCGCGGCCGGCTGGCGGAGCCGGCGGTCGGGGCCTACACGATCCTGACGACGGGGCTCAAGGTCT comes from the Planctomycetota bacterium genome and includes:
- a CDS encoding HEAT repeat domain-containing protein, with amino-acid sequence MKGPLLVQAAFLLACGQVSPAQDPGADEARRLREELLKARLENLDLRLRLARLSSAPAEELKVLEAALDSEFPEVAAAALRELAALPEDRRRASLPAVLRRLPAAAEPFRVQAVAFLGRVPLPEAEAAILAAAEDPSPSVRRAAAAALKSGTGARAVEALLRLLRDPDRETRIAAIDALGAAKQPAAVAPLTARLATETDEQVLEKVVDVLGVIGAPDAVEGLLGLLDRTPRDAIRWSCINSLGKIGDPRAADRLRPYVEAAYPPDVRQVAIEALGKLKDAAALPRLAEILRNDPNEKLRQAAAAALGLMAPVEAIESILLPAYLRAEETEVVRRALWTSMLALAGEGFEANERLARALLERGRLSEASLVCSTRLHPLVPPPGLAARALDWEGAIAAALMAARDPKGALAHFRQMAQQAPERLDVLRRIADCYLELKDVESGLKTLREIDAKLPQGQEEWWKNRRAIVSVLERMGDPEPLLEEAHLLLLTNPPPHPEERRRFLEQALRTGTAKLIAPLGRPEEAARRAAVEAVRRQARRIAPSLAAELEENPKPAPEVWEAAAVILGTPAEGNPPDPKARAAALRAWYEANKPPHTR
- the pnp gene encoding polyribonucleotide nucleotidyltransferase, whose translation is MSLGHRVEADLGDGRKFIFEAGGLARQANGACMVTLGETMVLGACVSAPAREDIDFFPLTVDYREKMSAAGRFPGGFIKREGRPTTKEILTSRLCDRPVRPLFPDGFFVDLQVHLNVFSADQIHDPDIVAMNAASAALMVSDLPFQGPVGSVRIGLIGDRFVVCPTSAELKESRLDLVLSGTRDGVIMVEAGAREVTEEQMVQAFEAAMPPIRALIDAQLRLRELAGRPPGQYEIKPFPEALASRIRERFLEEMRRAFFIKIKRDRNQAFQKLRERVFEEMIPRDERGEPLPEAPSKVDVTRAYDRVLDELVRSYALEGKRADGRGLKEIRPISIQLGLLPRTHGSALFTRGETQALCTTTLGTKQDEQIVEGLEEEYSERFMLHYNFPSFSVGEVKPIRGPGRREIGHGALAQRALEAVMPPEEEFPYTVRVMSDILESNGSSSMATVCGGCLALMDAGVPIKAPVAGIAMGLVREQGKVAILTDILGSEDAHGDMDFKVAGTEKGITALQMDLKAAGIPMEITRQALADAREARLFVLARMREAIAEPRKELSAHAPRLVRIMIPPDKIGLLIGPGGKTIRDIEARTGCVIEISEDDSGEVVIASKDKEALDRCRAIIEGMTQELKVGAIYPARVVSLKEFGAFCEIAGTGQDGLVHVTEITDQRGIQVADFLKVGMEVEVKMLSADPQGRNRFSIKAARAEKGLPPLQPLNGGQPSSAGAPAPAGAAGSAGGGEQRFRESRPPRPSGGGGGGGGRPPRREHRGPRRDS
- a CDS encoding zinc ribbon domain-containing protein → MRCPACRHDNPAALAFCGRCGVRLDFTADEIQHSLAEKARTEAVRDTAAYARHALFLAVVLLLVAVTLRFLAGGAPEEPYVVPSAAQGARYLDVEVRLEPELPKLLIPVENRPR
- the rpsO gene encoding 30S ribosomal protein S15, which codes for MAVAPDRKKTLLTEFSLHKGDTGSPEVQVALITERINHLTEHLKVHKKDFTSRRGLLMMVGQRARLLKYLQSTDQERYQTLIKRLGIRK
- the lepB gene encoding signal peptidase I, which produces MARSVLMLVELALRYVKMLVAFALLWAGLWAYNTYGCVRVEGGEMEPAVGRGANKMIRPGVRIPEDLRHDDFIVYSAAVQGKAPRVFAGRVLGLPGDRIRIENGEVVRNGTRLASPYVPANQRTQDDYPEIVVPRDSVFVLGDSRRTAAASDSRAVGPVGRWAILGRLP